In a single window of the Acyrthosiphon pisum isolate AL4f chromosome X, pea_aphid_22Mar2018_4r6ur, whole genome shotgun sequence genome:
- the LOC100165220 gene encoding histone deacetylase Rpd3-like isoform X2 codes for MSHARKRVCYFYNSDIENFYYGQGHPMKIHRIRMTHNLLLNYGLYQKMRIYKHQKATAEEMTQFHSDEYIRFLQCILPDNMKKYNKEMQKFNLGDDCPVFDGLYEFSQLSAGGSVAAAIQLNRHSTDICINWAGGLHHAKKSEASGFCYVNDIVLAILELLKYHQRVLYIDIDVHHGDGVEEAFYITDRVMTVSFHKYGNYFPGTGELTDIGAGKGKYYAVNIPLGDGMDDDSYESIFVPIITKVMETFQPSAIVLQCGADSLTGDRLGCFNLTIKGHGKCVEFVKLYGVPILMVGGGGYTTQNVSRCWTYETAVALGVEISNELPYNDYFKYFLPDSKLHISPSKMKNTNSTKYLEKIKNRIFENLRMLPHAPGVQVQAIPEDGIHSESEDEDNVNPDERNPQSITDKQITPDNEFSDSEDEGMAPRVGDGGRKDNRYSHCFIFPIIIFHVGI; via the exons ATGAGCCACGCAAGGAAGAG AGTCTGTTATTTTTACAACA GTGACATAGAAAACTTTTATTATGGACAAGGTCATCCTATGAAAATACATAGGATTCGAATGACTCATAATTTGCTTTTAAATTACGGTTTATACCAAAAAATGAGAATATAT aaacatCAAAAAGCAACTGCAGAAGAAATGACCCAATTTCATAGTGATGAGTATATACGCTTCTTACAATGTATTCTTCcagataatatgaaaaaatataataaagaaatgcaaaaat tcaATTTAGGTGATGACTGTCCAGTTTTTGATGGTTTATACGAATTTAGCCAGCTATCTGCGGGCGGTTCAGTAGCAGCAGCTATACAGTTAAATAGGCATTCTAcagatatttgtataaattgggCAGGCGGTCTCCATCACGCAAAAAAATCTGAAGCCAGTGGATTTTGTTATGTTAATGACATCGTACTTGCTATATTAGAATTGCTTAAATACCATCAACGAGTATTGTACATCGATATTGATGTTCATCACGGTGATGGCGTTGAAGAAGCATTTTACATTACTGATAGAGTTATGACAGTTTCATTCCACAAATATGGCAATTATTTCCCTGGTACTGGCGAACTTACA gaCATTGGAGCTGGAAAAGGAAAATACTATGCAGTTAACATTCCCTTAGGAGATGGAATGGATGATGATAGTTATGAATCAATATTCGTTCCAATAATTACTAAAGTAATGGAGACTTTCCAGCCTAGTGCAATTGTATTACAATGTGGAGCAGATTCACTTACAGGAGATAGACTTGgatgttttaatttaactattaaag gtcATGGTAAATGTGTTGAATTTGTGAAACTTTATGGTGTACCTATTCTTATGGTTGGTGGAGGCGGTTATACTACCCAAAATGTATCTCGATGTTGGACATATGAGACGGCTGTGGCCTTAGGAGTTGAAATTTCTAACGAATTGCCGTATAatgactattttaaatactttctacCAGATTCCAAACTCCATATTAGTccttcaaaaatgaaaaatacaaatagcactaaatatttagaaaaaattaaaaaccgaatCTTCGAAAACTTACGAATGCTACCTCATGCCCCAGGAGTTCAAGTCCAAG ctattCCTGAAGACGGTATACATAGTGAGTCTGAAGATGAAGATAATGTTAACCCAGATGAACGGAATCCTCAGTCCATTACAGACAAACAAATTACACCTGACAATGAGTTTAGCGATAGTGAAGATGAAGGAATGGCTCCCCGAGTAGGGGATGGAGGCCGAAAAGATAACAGGTATAGCCactgttttatttttcctattataatattccatgtaggtatataa
- the LOC100165220 gene encoding histone deacetylase Rpd3-like isoform X1: MSITPFKRRVCYFYNSDIENFYYGQGHPMKIHRIRMTHNLLLNYGLYQKMRIYKHQKATAEEMTQFHSDEYIRFLQCILPDNMKKYNKEMQKFNLGDDCPVFDGLYEFSQLSAGGSVAAAIQLNRHSTDICINWAGGLHHAKKSEASGFCYVNDIVLAILELLKYHQRVLYIDIDVHHGDGVEEAFYITDRVMTVSFHKYGNYFPGTGELTDIGAGKGKYYAVNIPLGDGMDDDSYESIFVPIITKVMETFQPSAIVLQCGADSLTGDRLGCFNLTIKGHGKCVEFVKLYGVPILMVGGGGYTTQNVSRCWTYETAVALGVEISNELPYNDYFKYFLPDSKLHISPSKMKNTNSTKYLEKIKNRIFENLRMLPHAPGVQVQAIPEDGIHSESEDEDNVNPDERNPQSITDKQITPDNEFSDSEDEGMAPRVGDGGRKDNRYSHCFIFPIIIFHVGI; the protein is encoded by the exons ATGTCAATCACGCCGTTTAAGAGAAGAGTCTGTTATTTTTACAACA GTGACATAGAAAACTTTTATTATGGACAAGGTCATCCTATGAAAATACATAGGATTCGAATGACTCATAATTTGCTTTTAAATTACGGTTTATACCAAAAAATGAGAATATAT aaacatCAAAAAGCAACTGCAGAAGAAATGACCCAATTTCATAGTGATGAGTATATACGCTTCTTACAATGTATTCTTCcagataatatgaaaaaatataataaagaaatgcaaaaat tcaATTTAGGTGATGACTGTCCAGTTTTTGATGGTTTATACGAATTTAGCCAGCTATCTGCGGGCGGTTCAGTAGCAGCAGCTATACAGTTAAATAGGCATTCTAcagatatttgtataaattgggCAGGCGGTCTCCATCACGCAAAAAAATCTGAAGCCAGTGGATTTTGTTATGTTAATGACATCGTACTTGCTATATTAGAATTGCTTAAATACCATCAACGAGTATTGTACATCGATATTGATGTTCATCACGGTGATGGCGTTGAAGAAGCATTTTACATTACTGATAGAGTTATGACAGTTTCATTCCACAAATATGGCAATTATTTCCCTGGTACTGGCGAACTTACA gaCATTGGAGCTGGAAAAGGAAAATACTATGCAGTTAACATTCCCTTAGGAGATGGAATGGATGATGATAGTTATGAATCAATATTCGTTCCAATAATTACTAAAGTAATGGAGACTTTCCAGCCTAGTGCAATTGTATTACAATGTGGAGCAGATTCACTTACAGGAGATAGACTTGgatgttttaatttaactattaaag gtcATGGTAAATGTGTTGAATTTGTGAAACTTTATGGTGTACCTATTCTTATGGTTGGTGGAGGCGGTTATACTACCCAAAATGTATCTCGATGTTGGACATATGAGACGGCTGTGGCCTTAGGAGTTGAAATTTCTAACGAATTGCCGTATAatgactattttaaatactttctacCAGATTCCAAACTCCATATTAGTccttcaaaaatgaaaaatacaaatagcactaaatatttagaaaaaattaaaaaccgaatCTTCGAAAACTTACGAATGCTACCTCATGCCCCAGGAGTTCAAGTCCAAG ctattCCTGAAGACGGTATACATAGTGAGTCTGAAGATGAAGATAATGTTAACCCAGATGAACGGAATCCTCAGTCCATTACAGACAAACAAATTACACCTGACAATGAGTTTAGCGATAGTGAAGATGAAGGAATGGCTCCCCGAGTAGGGGATGGAGGCCGAAAAGATAACAGGTATAGCCactgttttatttttcctattataatattccatgtaggtatataa
- the LOC115035130 gene encoding uncharacterized protein LOC115035130, with the protein MNLSINCDDLPSSFKNIIVKNCSITIVRSNLNDMHDIGKWVAEFSTKTNTRWNVRTTVPNGKYIQCKKNYICHHSSHHKVDRTLNKKGQSKNTDCKASIKIVVKVDTVSTRKSDPFVKNNYLGMITISNTHNHNINTAEALRYLNPDIHLRKTFEEYFYDGMTISDALRYHESILTMSNTPIEDFANGRINPTYRCVQNWHDQWRVLNLGPRTGQGVIMVIKYLCLIIYIKNLFYIYIIIIDVFCD; encoded by the exons atgaatcttTCTATAAATTGTGATGATTTGCCTtcctcttttaaaaatattattgtaaaaaattgctCAATAACTATTGTTCGGTCGAATTTAAATGATATGCACGATATAGGAAAGTGGGTAGCAGAATTTTCTACAAAGACTAATACTAGGTGGAATGTACGAACAACAGTTCCTAATGGAAAATATATTCAATGCAA aaaaaattatatttgtcacCATAGTTCTCACCATAAAGTGGACagaacattaaacaaaaaaggTCAATCAAAGAATACTGATTGTAAAGCatctattaaaattgttgtgaAAGTAGACACTGTATCTACTAGAAAAAGTGATCCATTTGTAAAG aaTAACTACTTAGGTATGATTACTATCTCAAATactcataatcataatattaatactgctGAAGCGCTACGTTATTTGAATCCAGATATACATTTAAGAAAAACTTTTGAAGAGTATTTTTATGATGGGATGACAATATCAGATGCATTacg atatcatGAGAGTATTTTAACAATGTCAAATACACCTATTGAAGATTTTGCGAATGGTAGAATCAATCCAACATATCGATGCGTACAAAATTGGCATGATCAGTGGAGAGTACTTAACCTAGGACCCCGTACTGGTCAAGGAGTAattatggtaataaaatatttatgtttaattatttacattaagaatttattctatatatatattattatcattgatgtgTTTTGTGATTAG